In one Sporomusa sphaeroides DSM 2875 genomic region, the following are encoded:
- the fliB gene encoding flagellin lysine-N-methylase produces the protein MFIYTDIVEQFSCQMCGACCRNQWQVTLSETSYRRNEALFAGTGRQAEFDQAFIRLQESAGYGEYAYIAKQAGGGCWFLDTGNRCRLHREAGHSQLDAVCQTFPRYPMSTARGIELTLSFSCPAVLKLADREAALSIVKAEKQPTAVADDSYAVAVYPVQQPARKPLHYYFELETHFIDILQYRGLPLSERLDFLADTVNAVNGLARDETIGRALTTLFRSNYDYLDRLAVARTPSVTAPGAGLLENFLVSFVFKKPFYIYGLDKTLYLLQRMWQQIVNADDMTAAIRKLEFQYGHDRKVLLG, from the coding sequence GTGTTTATTTACACCGATATAGTAGAGCAATTTTCCTGTCAAATGTGTGGCGCCTGCTGCCGCAATCAGTGGCAGGTTACCCTGAGTGAAACCAGCTACCGGCGAAATGAAGCGCTGTTTGCTGGTACCGGGCGCCAGGCCGAATTTGATCAGGCGTTTATCAGGCTGCAGGAGTCGGCAGGGTATGGTGAATATGCCTATATCGCCAAACAGGCCGGCGGCGGTTGCTGGTTTTTGGATACCGGCAACCGGTGCCGGCTGCATCGTGAGGCCGGTCACAGCCAGCTTGACGCTGTTTGCCAGACCTTTCCCCGCTACCCCATGAGCACGGCGCGGGGGATTGAACTGACGCTCAGCTTCAGCTGCCCGGCGGTTCTGAAACTGGCTGACCGGGAGGCGGCGCTGAGCATTGTCAAAGCGGAGAAACAGCCAACCGCAGTAGCCGATGACAGCTATGCGGTTGCGGTGTACCCTGTTCAGCAGCCGGCCAGGAAGCCGCTGCATTATTACTTTGAACTGGAAACCCATTTTATTGATATCCTGCAATACCGGGGGTTGCCGCTCAGTGAGCGGTTAGACTTTCTTGCCGATACCGTTAATGCGGTAAATGGCTTAGCCCGGGATGAGACCATCGGGAGAGCGCTGACAACCTTATTCCGCAGCAATTATGATTATTTGGACAGGCTGGCTGTTGCCCGGACGCCGTCTGTGACGGCGCCCGGAGCCGGGTTGCTTGAGAATTTTCTGGTGAGCTTTGTCTTTAAAAAGCCTTTTTATATTTACGGGCTGGACAAGACTCTCTATTTGCTGCAGCGCATGTGGCAGCAAATTGTGAATGCCGATGATATGACGGCGGCCATTAGGAAACTCGAGTTTCAATATGGCCATGACCGCAAGGTATTGTTGGGTTAG
- a CDS encoding N-acyl-D-amino-acid deacylase family protein, translating into MRILIKNGMVVDGTGAKAFAASVAIEGEKITAIGQIPEQPGDKVIDAAGLVVAPGFIDTHSHSDLKVLVDPYVEPKIRQGVTTEVLGQDGISMAPLPKQYISPWRKNLAGLDGDSDDIDWTYETTAGYLALMERQGVGLNQSYLVPHGNIRMEAIGLGNCQPNAEEVKTMCAITRREMEAGAYGLSTGLIYMPCAYSETQEIIEMCKVVAEYDGVFVVHQRSEADTILTSMEEVIEVGRQSGVKIHFSHFKVCGKKNWQYIDQVIELLEQAQAEGIRVSFDQYPYVAGSTMLGVILPPWVHDGGTDKLLERLQDAELRQKMIYDMEHGIPGWDNFVDFAGLDQIFVTSVKTAANQDLVGKNLVEIGKIRGKDPYQATFDLLYQEENAVGMVDFYGKEEHVIRFLTRPEQNVCTDGLLAGKPHPRVFGSFPRVLGKYVREEQALPLEAAIHKMTAKPAEVFGFTGRGRLMADYYADIVVFNPETVNDQGTYIDPVQYPVGIEHVLINGKQVIENGQYHKVLAGKVLRK; encoded by the coding sequence ATGCGAATACTTATAAAAAACGGTATGGTCGTTGACGGCACAGGCGCAAAAGCCTTTGCCGCCAGCGTAGCCATTGAGGGTGAAAAAATTACCGCCATCGGTCAAATCCCGGAGCAGCCGGGCGACAAAGTGATTGATGCTGCCGGTTTGGTAGTTGCCCCCGGTTTTATTGATACCCACAGCCACTCAGACTTAAAAGTGCTGGTGGACCCTTATGTTGAACCTAAAATCCGCCAGGGTGTCACCACCGAGGTGCTTGGCCAGGATGGCATATCTATGGCGCCGCTGCCTAAGCAGTATATCAGTCCCTGGCGCAAGAACCTGGCCGGACTTGACGGTGACAGTGACGACATCGACTGGACCTATGAAACCACAGCAGGCTATCTGGCACTCATGGAGCGCCAGGGGGTTGGTCTAAACCAAAGCTATTTGGTGCCCCATGGCAATATCCGCATGGAGGCCATCGGTCTTGGCAACTGTCAGCCCAACGCCGAAGAAGTCAAAACAATGTGCGCTATCACCAGACGGGAAATGGAAGCAGGAGCCTATGGCTTATCAACCGGTCTTATCTATATGCCTTGCGCCTATTCCGAGACTCAGGAAATTATTGAAATGTGCAAAGTGGTGGCCGAGTATGACGGTGTGTTTGTGGTTCATCAGCGCAGCGAAGCCGACACCATCCTTACTTCGATGGAAGAGGTTATTGAGGTGGGCCGCCAGTCAGGCGTAAAAATTCATTTCTCTCATTTTAAAGTGTGCGGCAAAAAGAACTGGCAGTATATTGACCAGGTCATTGAACTTCTGGAGCAGGCACAGGCCGAAGGCATCCGGGTATCGTTCGACCAGTATCCGTATGTGGCAGGCAGCACCATGCTGGGCGTTATTTTACCGCCCTGGGTGCATGACGGCGGCACTGACAAATTATTGGAACGCTTGCAGGACGCTGAGCTCAGACAAAAAATGATTTATGATATGGAACACGGAATACCCGGCTGGGATAATTTTGTTGATTTTGCCGGCCTTGATCAGATTTTTGTTACCAGTGTCAAAACCGCTGCCAATCAGGACCTTGTAGGAAAAAATCTGGTTGAGATTGGCAAAATCCGTGGTAAAGATCCATATCAGGCTACTTTTGACCTCTTATATCAGGAAGAAAATGCTGTGGGCATGGTAGATTTTTATGGTAAGGAAGAACATGTCATCCGTTTCCTGACCCGTCCTGAACAAAATGTCTGCACAGACGGCCTGCTGGCCGGCAAGCCCCATCCCCGCGTGTTTGGCTCTTTCCCGCGGGTTTTAGGCAAATATGTACGCGAGGAACAGGCGTTGCCGTTAGAAGCGGCTATCCACAAAATGACCGCAAAGCCCGCAGAGGTTTTTGGCTTTACCGGCCGGGGCCGCCTGATGGCGGACTATTACGCCGATATTGTCGTATTTAATCCGGAAACAGTAAACGATCAGGGCACATATATAGATCCTGTCCAGTATCCGGTAGGCATTGAGCATGTTCTCATCAACGGCAAGCAAGTGATTGAGAACGGGCAATACCATAAAGTGCTGGCAGGGAAAGTACTTCGCAAGTAA
- a CDS encoding YkvA family protein → MNKGARLFQFGVWLKLLRDNGMILYYAWRHPLTPNYLKGILAALVIYLLSPIDLLPDYLPLLGIVDDAALATGALLYLTRLLPAPVLAESRRQSEKWGRRMPYIIGILAIAAIGWIVLVIALFRKVFFE, encoded by the coding sequence GTGAATAAGGGAGCACGCCTGTTTCAGTTTGGAGTCTGGCTGAAGCTTTTGCGGGATAATGGCATGATCTTATATTATGCCTGGCGGCATCCCCTGACTCCTAATTATCTTAAAGGCATATTGGCGGCGCTGGTTATCTATTTGCTTAGCCCGATCGATCTGCTGCCCGATTATTTGCCTTTGCTGGGCATTGTCGATGATGCTGCCCTGGCTACCGGTGCGCTGCTGTATTTGACCAGGCTGCTGCCTGCGCCGGTATTGGCGGAAAGCAGGCGGCAAAGTGAAAAATGGGGCAGACGGATGCCCTATATTATTGGCATCCTAGCCATAGCTGCCATAGGCTGGATTGTTTTGGTGATAGCCCTTTTCCGTAAGGTTTTCTTTGAATAG
- the hydA gene encoding dihydropyrimidinase: MGIVLRGGTVITADSEYLADVRIEGSTVSTVGQGLVRSGDTVIDAAGCYLLPGGIDPHTHFDLDVGSTRTADDFASGTQAAIAGGTTTIIDYAAQARGGTLHAALAEWHAKADGNCYADYGFHMGITDYNPAVADEMSQMVAAGVTSFKMYLAYKSLKVDDKTVFQALRRSREIGALVGFHCENGDAIDMLVQEAIEAGNTSPRYHALTRPAIAEAEATNRVIALAEMAGAPVFIVHLTCKGALEAVIRAKSRGIAVYTETCPQYLLLDESCYAADGFEAAKYVMSPPLRTLTDQAALWNGLSAGFFDCLATDHCSFNYQRQKELGRQDFSKIPNGGPGVEHRLALIYTYGVLTGKITLQQMVALTSTNAAKLFGLFPRKGTIAPGSDADIVVWNPDASSVITAAAQTQRVDYTPYEGWRQRGRAEYVFLRGREVAKGGTIRQEALGEYLSRKPFPIRRED; encoded by the coding sequence ATGGGAATTGTGCTCAGAGGCGGAACAGTCATTACCGCCGATAGTGAGTACCTGGCCGATGTCCGGATTGAAGGCAGCACGGTCAGTACCGTCGGTCAAGGCCTTGTCCGGTCCGGTGATACCGTGATCGACGCAGCTGGCTGTTATCTGCTGCCAGGTGGTATTGACCCGCATACTCATTTCGATTTGGATGTCGGCAGCACCAGGACCGCCGACGACTTTGCCAGCGGTACGCAAGCAGCCATCGCCGGCGGTACAACGACAATAATCGATTATGCTGCCCAAGCGCGGGGCGGAACACTGCACGCCGCACTTGCCGAGTGGCATGCAAAAGCTGACGGGAATTGTTATGCCGACTATGGATTTCACATGGGCATTACCGACTACAATCCTGCTGTTGCCGACGAAATGTCGCAAATGGTTGCTGCCGGTGTGACCTCATTTAAAATGTATCTGGCCTATAAGAGCTTAAAGGTTGATGACAAAACTGTCTTCCAGGCTTTACGGCGCAGCCGCGAAATCGGGGCGCTGGTGGGGTTTCACTGCGAAAACGGTGATGCTATCGACATGCTGGTGCAAGAAGCCATCGAAGCCGGTAATACTTCTCCCCGCTATCATGCCCTGACAAGACCGGCAATCGCCGAAGCGGAAGCCACTAACCGGGTTATTGCCCTGGCTGAAATGGCCGGCGCACCGGTATTTATTGTTCACCTTACTTGTAAGGGAGCATTAGAAGCTGTTATCAGAGCCAAATCCCGGGGCATCGCCGTGTATACCGAGACTTGTCCGCAGTATCTGCTGTTAGATGAGTCCTGTTATGCCGCCGACGGTTTTGAGGCTGCCAAATATGTTATGTCGCCGCCGCTGCGTACACTTACCGACCAGGCTGCACTATGGAACGGATTATCTGCCGGATTCTTTGATTGTCTGGCCACCGACCACTGCTCGTTTAACTACCAGAGACAAAAAGAGCTGGGACGACAGGATTTCAGCAAAATTCCCAACGGTGGCCCGGGTGTGGAACACCGGCTGGCGCTTATCTACACCTATGGCGTATTGACTGGTAAAATCACCCTGCAGCAAATGGTCGCACTTACCTCGACCAATGCTGCCAAACTGTTTGGCCTGTTTCCCAGGAAAGGAACCATTGCCCCCGGCAGTGATGCCGACATCGTGGTTTGGAATCCTGATGCGTCCTCAGTGATTACCGCCGCTGCCCAGACGCAGCGGGTGGATTATACCCCTTATGAAGGGTGGCGGCAGCGTGGCAGAGCCGAATATGTATTTCTGCGAGGCCGCGAAGTGGCAAAAGGCGGCACCATCCGCCAAGAGGCGCTGGGAGAATATCTTAGCCGCAAACCTTTCCCGATCAGAAGGGAGGATTAA
- a CDS encoding nucleobase:cation symporter-2 family protein: protein MENKVAPVDEMLPKGQLFTYGLQHVMAMYAGAVAVPLIIANALNLPREQVIYLIQCDLLVGGIATLIQALGFLNMGIKSPIMQGVSFAAVAPMILVGQTHGLPGIFGGTIAAGLIGYLISPFFSRLIRFFPRVVTGTIITLIGVSLLPVAVRWAGGGNAAAPTFGDLPNIGLAFTVLAIVIVLYRMLKGFWSNIAVLLGLVIGTIIAIPLGMTNFAQVSTASWFQLVTPLAFGMPIFDITAIVAMTLAFLVIMTETTGDIIAVGEIVDKPVTRDDLTRGLRADSFSTLLGGIMNTFPHSAFAQNVGLLALTGIRSRYVVAAAGIILAALGLFPKAAAIVAAIPNPVLGGAGIAMFGMVATSGIRTLAKVKFEGNHNAMIVAISLGVGLIPLAAPTFYHKLPQFAQLILHSGITAGSIAAIALNLFFNELGTKTADAEPVDSETEFSNDHS, encoded by the coding sequence ATGGAAAATAAAGTAGCTCCAGTTGATGAAATGCTACCAAAAGGCCAGTTGTTTACTTATGGATTGCAGCATGTTATGGCCATGTACGCCGGTGCTGTCGCAGTACCGCTTATTATCGCCAATGCATTAAACCTGCCGCGTGAACAAGTAATTTATCTCATTCAATGCGACTTGCTGGTGGGTGGGATTGCTACTCTGATCCAGGCGCTGGGCTTTCTCAATATGGGGATTAAAAGCCCGATTATGCAGGGCGTATCCTTTGCCGCTGTCGCACCGATGATTCTGGTGGGGCAAACCCACGGTTTGCCGGGAATTTTTGGCGGCACGATTGCCGCCGGTTTGATCGGTTATCTGATAAGTCCCTTTTTTAGCCGGCTCATCCGCTTTTTCCCCCGGGTGGTAACAGGCACCATCATTACCCTGATTGGTGTTTCACTGCTGCCGGTTGCCGTGCGCTGGGCCGGTGGCGGCAATGCCGCCGCACCTACCTTTGGCGATTTGCCCAATATTGGCCTGGCCTTTACCGTGCTGGCCATTGTTATTGTCCTGTACCGTATGCTCAAAGGCTTCTGGAGCAATATTGCCGTGCTTCTGGGGCTGGTAATCGGCACAATTATCGCCATTCCGCTCGGCATGACCAACTTTGCGCAGGTTTCAACAGCCTCCTGGTTCCAGCTTGTTACCCCGCTTGCCTTTGGTATGCCGATCTTTGATATAACCGCCATTGTTGCCATGACCCTGGCGTTCCTGGTCATCATGACCGAGACCACCGGCGACATTATTGCCGTGGGCGAGATTGTCGACAAACCGGTCACGCGCGATGATTTGACCCGCGGTTTGCGCGCCGACTCGTTTTCCACCTTGCTTGGCGGCATCATGAACACTTTCCCGCATTCGGCTTTTGCTCAAAACGTAGGCCTTTTGGCCCTGACAGGTATCAGAAGCCGCTATGTCGTAGCCGCTGCCGGCATCATCTTAGCCGCACTTGGCCTGTTCCCTAAAGCGGCCGCCATAGTTGCCGCCATCCCTAATCCGGTGCTTGGCGGTGCGGGTATTGCCATGTTTGGTATGGTAGCCACCAGCGGTATCCGTACCCTGGCGAAAGTTAAGTTTGAAGGCAATCACAATGCCATGATTGTAGCCATTAGTTTGGGAGTCGGTCTTATCCCGCTGGCTGCTCCGACTTTCTATCATAAACTGCCGCAATTTGCCCAGTTAATTCTGCACAGCGGCATTACGGCCGGCAGCATTGCCGCCATCGCGCTCAACCTCTTCTTTAATGAACTTGGTACCAAAACTGCTGATGCTGAGCCTGTTGACTCGGAAACGGAATTCAGCAATGACCATAGCTAA
- a CDS encoding sigma 54-interacting transcriptional regulator, translated as MKQSELQEIQDTVRQYAQIISQVIKVDVEIVDNCLVRIAGTGIYQDRINEDMSAEGLVYKQVLATGEPQVIQTPGEHPLCVLCPKHGCCSEEMEMCTPIKLGSEIIGVIGLICSTPEQKQNLLGDFETYRQFLLQIAEFISAKVYVQRENERYQAMMQLLSQVVDGVDKGVLVLDSHGRIAHSNSTAVKQLLLRPDTMQQAIGIEATGDSLLGVEEYKVTVGDRTFKLMGEMLLLEPALAPFERIFIFNEMKKFKSGIYGLTNVGPHVSLQNIVGSSEAICQVKDKILKIADSNSTVLITGESGTGKELIARAIHAESSRHDKPFIAINCGAIPDTLLESELFGYVKGAFTGADPRGKIGKFELANKGIIFLDEVGDMPLYLQIKLLRVLQERKLVRIGSNQVIELDVRVIAATNRNLKALIRENKFREDLYYRLNVIPIEAPPLRNRLEDIPAIVNSMIEKYSGLFNKAIKKITPEALAILMQYSWPGNVREMENTIEFMINMADESGLLTKDTLPKNVMELAEPVAVDTSPSIRPLREIEREHILRAVKVYGPTTQGKQLAAKQLGIGIATLYRKLEDIT; from the coding sequence ATGAAACAGTCGGAATTGCAGGAAATCCAGGATACTGTACGGCAATATGCCCAGATCATTTCCCAGGTTATTAAGGTCGATGTAGAGATTGTTGACAACTGTTTGGTACGGATTGCCGGTACCGGGATCTATCAGGACCGTATCAACGAAGATATGTCGGCAGAAGGTTTGGTGTACAAGCAGGTGCTGGCGACCGGTGAGCCGCAGGTTATTCAAACGCCGGGAGAGCATCCGCTCTGCGTGTTATGCCCCAAACATGGCTGTTGCAGTGAAGAAATGGAAATGTGCACCCCGATCAAACTGGGCAGCGAAATTATCGGGGTTATCGGCCTGATTTGCTCCACCCCGGAACAAAAACAAAATCTGCTGGGAGACTTTGAGACTTACCGCCAGTTTTTGCTCCAAATTGCTGAATTCATTAGTGCCAAGGTGTATGTGCAGCGGGAAAACGAACGTTACCAGGCCATGATGCAGCTCTTGAGCCAGGTTGTTGACGGGGTGGACAAAGGGGTGCTGGTGTTGGATTCTCACGGCCGGATAGCCCACAGCAACAGCACTGCCGTTAAACAGCTGCTGCTCAGGCCGGATACGATGCAGCAGGCCATCGGTATTGAAGCCACCGGCGACTCTTTGTTAGGGGTTGAGGAATATAAGGTTACTGTTGGCGACAGAACCTTTAAACTCATGGGTGAAATGCTGCTGCTGGAACCGGCATTGGCTCCCTTTGAAAGAATTTTTATCTTCAACGAAATGAAAAAATTTAAGTCAGGCATTTATGGCCTTACGAATGTAGGTCCCCATGTAAGTCTGCAGAATATTGTCGGTTCGTCGGAGGCTATTTGCCAAGTCAAAGACAAAATTCTTAAAATTGCCGACTCTAACTCTACTGTGCTTATTACCGGCGAGAGCGGCACAGGCAAGGAGTTGATTGCCCGGGCAATTCATGCGGAAAGCAGCCGGCATGACAAGCCGTTTATTGCTATAAACTGTGGCGCAATTCCGGACACACTCTTGGAAAGTGAGCTGTTTGGCTATGTGAAGGGCGCCTTTACCGGCGCCGACCCGCGTGGTAAAATCGGGAAATTTGAGCTGGCCAACAAAGGGATTATTTTTCTTGATGAAGTCGGCGATATGCCGCTGTATTTGCAGATTAAGCTTCTCAGAGTGCTGCAGGAGCGCAAGCTGGTAAGGATTGGTTCCAACCAGGTGATTGAACTGGATGTGCGGGTAATTGCCGCCACCAATCGAAATCTTAAGGCTTTGATCAGAGAAAATAAATTCCGCGAGGACTTGTATTACCGCCTGAATGTTATTCCGATCGAAGCGCCGCCGCTGAGGAACCGGCTTGAGGACATTCCTGCCATAGTGAACAGCATGATTGAAAAGTATAGCGGGTTGTTTAACAAAGCGATTAAGAAGATTACCCCGGAGGCCCTGGCTATATTAATGCAGTACTCCTGGCCGGGCAATGTGCGGGAAATGGAAAATACCATAGAGTTTATGATTAACATGGCTGATGAATCAGGCCTGCTGACAAAAGATACCTTGCCTAAGAATGTGATGGAGCTGGCCGAACCGGTGGCCGTGGATACCAGCCCTTCTATCCGCCCATTGCGGGAAATAGAGCGTGAACATATTTTGCGGGCCGTTAAGGTGTATGGCCCAACCACCCAGGGCAAACAATTGGCAGCCAAACAGTTAGGTATCGGTATTGCCACTTTGTACCGTAAACTAGAAGATATAACATAA
- a CDS encoding DUF1904 family protein — MPQLIIKGMNIETIKQLSKPLVDELTQIIGCPREYFTIEAVQSVFIQDGQEQPITPFVQVNWFDRGQAVQDQVAQAICRQAQRAGSPQVETFFVVLEESRYYENDRHY; from the coding sequence ATGCCGCAACTGATTATCAAAGGCATGAATATCGAAACAATTAAACAGCTAAGCAAGCCGCTGGTTGACGAGTTGACGCAGATTATCGGCTGTCCGCGTGAATATTTTACTATCGAGGCCGTACAGAGTGTTTTTATCCAGGACGGCCAGGAACAGCCGATTACTCCGTTTGTGCAGGTGAACTGGTTTGACCGGGGGCAGGCAGTGCAGGATCAGGTGGCGCAGGCTATTTGCCGGCAGGCACAGCGCGCCGGCAGCCCGCAGGTGGAGACTTTTTTTGTAGTTTTAGAGGAAAGCAGGTATTACGAGAACGACAGACATTACTAA
- the dpaL gene encoding diaminopropionate ammonia-lyase → METKIKWAANTRLGGKASTHFLSQQEIEKVKKFHQSFPEYSRTPLRNLSNLAKYLGVAGVYVKDESYRFGLNAFKVLGGSFAMAKYLAQRLGKDIADLDYATLTSDAVRAQLGEITFVTATDGNHGRGVAWTANRLKQKSVVFMPKGSSLTRLENIRAEGAEASIIEGNYDDAVRLAAENAEKYGWVVVQDTAWDGYEEIPAWIMQGYGTMAAEADEQLAEYGVAQPTHVFSQAGVGSLAGAVQGYFAEKYGADYPTTVIVEPDLADCLYKSVLANDGKPHAVTGDMPTIMAGLACGEPNTISWEILRDYSHMFFSCPDWVAAKGMRLLGNPLAGDDKIISGESGAVPAGLLAQLLLCPCLAEAKAKLGLNEKSQVLLISTEGDTDPDKYRSIVWDGEYPSF, encoded by the coding sequence ATGGAAACTAAAATTAAATGGGCAGCTAATACCAGGCTGGGAGGCAAGGCTTCCACCCATTTTCTAAGTCAGCAGGAAATTGAGAAGGTCAAAAAATTTCATCAGAGCTTTCCCGAATACAGCCGTACTCCGCTCCGCAATCTGAGCAATTTGGCTAAATACCTGGGGGTAGCCGGTGTTTATGTTAAAGACGAATCTTACCGGTTCGGCCTAAATGCGTTTAAAGTACTGGGAGGCTCCTTCGCGATGGCTAAGTATCTGGCACAGCGTTTGGGTAAGGATATCGCCGACCTGGATTATGCCACCCTGACTTCTGATGCCGTGCGGGCTCAGTTGGGAGAAATTACTTTTGTTACCGCCACCGACGGCAATCATGGCCGGGGTGTGGCCTGGACTGCCAACCGGCTCAAGCAAAAATCAGTGGTGTTTATGCCCAAAGGCTCCTCGCTTACCCGTCTGGAAAACATCCGGGCCGAAGGTGCGGAGGCGTCTATTATTGAAGGCAACTATGATGATGCCGTGCGTTTGGCTGCTGAAAATGCCGAGAAATACGGCTGGGTGGTAGTACAAGACACCGCCTGGGACGGCTATGAAGAAATTCCTGCCTGGATTATGCAGGGGTATGGCACTATGGCCGCGGAAGCAGATGAACAGCTGGCCGAATATGGGGTTGCGCAACCTACCCATGTATTTTCTCAAGCCGGCGTAGGTTCACTGGCAGGTGCCGTACAGGGATATTTTGCTGAGAAATATGGCGCAGATTATCCAACCACTGTTATTGTCGAACCCGACCTGGCCGATTGTTTGTATAAATCCGTGCTGGCTAATGACGGCAAACCGCATGCGGTAACCGGCGATATGCCGACAATTATGGCCGGTCTGGCTTGTGGGGAACCTAATACCATCAGTTGGGAAATACTCAGAGATTACAGCCATATGTTCTTCTCCTGTCCTGACTGGGTAGCCGCTAAAGGCATGCGTTTGCTAGGCAATCCGCTTGCCGGCGACGATAAAATAATCTCCGGCGAATCAGGTGCAGTACCGGCAGGCCTGTTGGCCCAGCTGCTGCTTTGCCCCTGCCTGGCGGAAGCCAAGGCCAAACTTGGTCTTAACGAAAAATCGCAAGTTCTCTTGATTAGCACCGAGGGGGACACCGACCCGGACAAATATCGCAGCATTGTTTGGGATGGCGAGTATCCAAGCTTTTAG
- a CDS encoding YgeY family selenium metabolism-linked hydrolase, whose protein sequence is MMTKERENVLVALCQELIRQQSYSGEEDKVVNSIEHAFKELGFDDWTVDDYGNVIGHIKGSKPGKKILFDGHIDTVPVPDDSKWQHAPFAGEIADGRIYGRGASDMKGSVSAMIAAAAFFAQDTKRNFAGDIYVAGVVHEEIFEGVSARLISKNVNPDYVVIGEASELNLKRGQRGRAEIVVETFGKPAHSANPDKGINAVYKMAGLIERIRGLETTSMPVLGKGILELTDIKSSPYPGASVVPDHCRATYDRRLLVGETRESVIAPIQELIAKMEQEDPEFKAKVSYAVGVEKCHTGEIIEGERFFPGWLYDEQDEFVQAAYKGLKEAGINPEITQYSFCTNGSHYAGERGIKTIGFGPSRENLAHTIDEYIEIEQLVKGAEGFYGIMKSVLKPE, encoded by the coding sequence ATGATGACCAAAGAAAGAGAAAATGTCCTGGTGGCATTATGCCAGGAATTGATCCGTCAGCAAAGTTATTCAGGTGAAGAAGATAAAGTAGTTAACAGTATTGAGCATGCATTTAAAGAGCTGGGTTTCGATGATTGGACTGTCGATGATTACGGCAATGTAATCGGTCATATTAAAGGCAGCAAGCCTGGTAAAAAAATCTTGTTTGACGGTCATATCGACACCGTACCTGTTCCTGATGACTCCAAATGGCAGCATGCTCCCTTTGCCGGTGAGATTGCCGATGGCCGGATCTATGGCCGGGGCGCGTCCGATATGAAGGGGTCTGTCAGTGCCATGATTGCCGCCGCTGCCTTCTTTGCCCAGGACACCAAGCGCAATTTTGCCGGTGATATCTATGTGGCAGGCGTCGTTCACGAAGAAATATTTGAAGGTGTTTCCGCCCGCTTGATCAGCAAAAATGTAAATCCTGATTATGTGGTTATTGGCGAAGCCTCTGAGCTTAACCTCAAACGGGGGCAGCGCGGCCGGGCCGAAATTGTGGTGGAAACCTTCGGTAAACCCGCCCATTCAGCCAATCCCGACAAAGGCATCAACGCCGTATATAAAATGGCCGGACTCATTGAACGTATCCGCGGGCTTGAGACTACTTCCATGCCGGTTCTGGGCAAAGGCATCCTCGAACTGACTGATATCAAATCCAGCCCATACCCTGGCGCTTCGGTTGTACCTGACCACTGCCGCGCCACCTATGACCGTCGCCTGCTGGTTGGCGAGACCAGAGAATCTGTCATTGCCCCCATTCAAGAGCTCATTGCCAAGATGGAGCAGGAAGACCCTGAGTTTAAAGCCAAAGTTTCCTATGCCGTGGGTGTAGAAAAATGCCATACCGGAGAAATTATTGAAGGCGAACGTTTCTTCCCCGGCTGGTTGTATGACGAGCAAGACGAATTTGTTCAAGCTGCCTACAAAGGATTGAAAGAGGCCGGCATTAACCCTGAAATCACTCAGTATTCCTTCTGCACTAACGGCAGCCACTATGCTGGCGAAAGAGGGATAAAAACCATTGGTTTCGGTCCGTCCAGAGAGAATCTGGCCCACACTATTGACGAGTATATTGAAATTGAACAGCTGGTTAAAGGGGCCGAAGGCTTTTATGGCATCATGAAATCAGTATTAAAGCCAGAGTAG